From Streptomyces asiaticus, one genomic window encodes:
- a CDS encoding ABC transporter ATP-binding protein — MPADVPAPRSGEDVGGKLLDVRDLHVEFHTRDGIAKAVNGVNYSVDAGETLAVLGESGSGKSVTAQAIMGILDMPPGKIPQGEILFRGQDMLKMSAEERRKIRGNKIAMIFQDALSALNPVLSVGYQLGEVFRVHEGLSRKEAKTKAIELMDRVRIPAAKERVSDYPHQFSGGMRQRIMIAMAMALEPDLIIADEPTTALDVTVQAQVMDLLAELQREYHMGLILITHDLGVVADVADKIAVMYAGRIVETAPVHELYKRPAHPYTRGLLDSIPRLDRKGQELYAIKGLPPNLLKIPTGCAFNPRCPKAEDICRRDVPALVQVTEQDGTELPGRGSACHFWKETLHG; from the coding sequence ATGCCTGCGGACGTCCCCGCCCCACGCTCGGGTGAGGACGTCGGTGGGAAGCTGCTCGACGTACGCGATCTGCATGTCGAGTTCCACACCCGCGACGGCATCGCCAAGGCCGTCAACGGAGTCAACTACAGCGTGGACGCGGGCGAGACGCTTGCCGTGCTCGGGGAGTCCGGCTCCGGAAAGTCCGTGACCGCGCAGGCGATCATGGGAATCCTCGACATGCCGCCCGGCAAGATCCCGCAGGGCGAGATCCTCTTCCGCGGCCAGGACATGCTGAAGATGTCCGCCGAGGAGCGGCGGAAGATCCGCGGCAACAAGATCGCGATGATCTTTCAGGACGCGCTGTCCGCCCTGAACCCGGTGCTCTCCGTCGGCTACCAGCTCGGCGAGGTATTCCGGGTCCACGAAGGGCTCTCGCGCAAGGAGGCCAAGACCAAGGCCATCGAGCTGATGGACCGGGTCCGCATCCCGGCGGCCAAGGAGCGGGTGAGCGACTATCCGCACCAGTTCTCCGGCGGTATGCGCCAGCGCATCATGATCGCCATGGCGATGGCGCTGGAGCCGGACCTGATCATCGCCGACGAGCCGACCACGGCGCTCGACGTGACCGTCCAGGCCCAGGTGATGGACCTGCTCGCGGAGCTCCAGCGCGAGTACCACATGGGTCTGATCCTGATCACCCATGACCTGGGTGTGGTCGCGGACGTCGCCGACAAGATCGCCGTGATGTACGCGGGCCGGATCGTCGAGACCGCCCCCGTGCACGAGCTCTACAAGCGCCCGGCCCACCCCTACACCCGCGGTCTGCTGGACTCCATCCCGCGCCTGGACCGCAAGGGGCAGGAGCTCTACGCGATCAAGGGGCTGCCGCCCAATCTGCTCAAGATCCCCACGGGCTGTGCCTTCAACCCGCGCTGCCCCAAGGCGGAGGACATCTGCCGCCGGGACGTCCCCGCCCTGGTGCAGGTCACCGAGCAGGACGGCACGGAGCTGCCGGGCCGCGGCAGCGCCTGCCACTTCTGGAAGGAGACCCTCCATGGCTGA
- a CDS encoding ABC transporter permease — MGRYVARRLLQMIPVFIGTTLLIFLMVNVLPGDPVRALWGDKPPDPAQVAQIRHDRGLDLPLWQQYLHYMGGLFQGDFGRTIAGNRPVLDEITQAFPVSIRLAAMAWTFELVVGITLGVIAGIRRGKVIDTAVTLFTLVVISVPIFVIGLACQLYFGNDLGWITPTVQDSTNFGQLMVPALVLGMVGLAYVARLTRTSIAENRSADYIRTATAKGLPRRRIITVHLLRNSLIPVVTYLGTDIGSLMAGAVVTEGIFNVTGVGNLLFEALARREGAVIVGIVTVLVLVYLLASLLVDLLYAVLDPRIRYA, encoded by the coding sequence ATGGGGCGCTACGTCGCGAGGCGACTGCTCCAGATGATCCCGGTATTCATCGGGACAACCCTGTTGATCTTCCTCATGGTCAACGTGCTCCCCGGCGACCCCGTACGGGCGCTGTGGGGAGACAAGCCGCCGGACCCCGCGCAGGTCGCGCAGATCCGGCACGACAGAGGGCTAGACCTTCCGCTGTGGCAGCAGTACCTGCACTACATGGGGGGCCTGTTCCAGGGGGACTTCGGCAGGACCATCGCCGGTAACCGGCCGGTCCTCGACGAGATCACGCAGGCGTTCCCGGTGTCGATCCGGCTCGCCGCCATGGCCTGGACCTTCGAGCTCGTCGTCGGCATCACCCTGGGCGTCATCGCCGGCATCCGGCGCGGCAAGGTCATCGACACCGCCGTCACGCTGTTCACCCTGGTGGTCATCTCCGTCCCGATCTTCGTCATCGGTCTGGCCTGCCAGCTGTACTTCGGAAACGACCTCGGGTGGATCACGCCGACCGTCCAGGACTCCACCAACTTCGGTCAGCTGATGGTCCCGGCACTGGTGCTCGGCATGGTGGGCCTCGCGTACGTGGCCCGGCTGACCCGCACCTCGATCGCGGAAAACCGGTCCGCCGACTACATCCGCACCGCCACCGCCAAGGGTCTGCCGCGCAGGCGGATCATTACCGTGCACCTGCTGCGCAACTCGCTGATCCCCGTGGTCACCTATCTCGGCACCGACATCGGCAGCCTCATGGCCGGCGCCGTCGTGACGGAGGGCATCTTCAACGTGACCGGCGTCGGCAACCTGCTCTTCGAGGCGCTCGCCCGCCGCGAGGGTGCGGTCATCGTCGGCATCGTCACCGTTCTGGTGCTCGTCTACCTCCTCGCCAGCCTGCTCGTCGACCTGCTTTACGCGGTCCTGGACCCGAGGATTCGTTATGCCTGA
- a CDS encoding ABC transporter ATP-binding protein: MADANETPMEPTDTTPNVTEVETVEAATEDEAVAALEAKVDRGEPILQVRNLVKHFPLTQGILFKRQIGAVKAVDGISFDLYQGETLGIVGESGCGKSTVAKLLMTLETATAGEVFYKGQDITRLSGRALRAVRRNIQMVFQDPYTSLNPRMTVGDIIGEPFEIHPEVAPKGDRRRKVQELLDVVGLNPEYINRYPHQFSGGQRQRIGIARGLALNPEIIICDEPVSALDVSVQAQVINLMEGLQDEFNLSYIFIAHDLSIVRHISDRVGVMYLGKMAEIGSDTEIYDHPTHPYTQALLSAVPVPDPESREGRTRIILTGDVPSPANPPSGCRFRTRCWKAEARCAEEVPLLAIPERFAGTDSPAAHESACHFAEEKDVVHA, translated from the coding sequence ATGGCTGACGCCAACGAAACGCCCATGGAGCCGACCGACACCACCCCGAACGTCACGGAGGTGGAAACGGTCGAGGCGGCCACCGAGGACGAGGCGGTCGCGGCACTCGAGGCCAAGGTCGACCGGGGCGAGCCGATCCTCCAGGTGCGCAATCTGGTCAAGCACTTCCCGCTGACCCAGGGCATCCTCTTCAAGCGGCAGATCGGCGCGGTCAAGGCGGTCGACGGCATCTCCTTCGACCTCTACCAGGGCGAGACCCTCGGCATCGTCGGCGAGTCCGGCTGTGGCAAGTCCACCGTCGCCAAGCTGCTGATGACCCTGGAGACCGCCACCGCGGGCGAGGTCTTCTACAAGGGCCAGGACATCACCCGGCTGTCGGGCCGCGCGCTGCGCGCGGTCCGCCGCAACATCCAGATGGTGTTCCAGGACCCGTACACCTCGCTCAACCCCCGGATGACGGTGGGCGACATCATCGGGGAGCCCTTCGAGATCCACCCCGAGGTGGCCCCGAAGGGCGACCGCCGCCGCAAGGTCCAGGAACTCCTGGACGTGGTGGGCCTCAACCCCGAGTACATCAACCGCTACCCCCACCAGTTCTCCGGCGGCCAGCGCCAGCGCATCGGCATCGCGCGCGGCCTCGCCCTCAACCCGGAGATCATCATCTGCGACGAGCCGGTCTCCGCGCTCGACGTGTCCGTCCAGGCACAGGTCATCAACCTGATGGAGGGCCTCCAGGACGAGTTCAACCTCTCCTACATCTTCATCGCCCACGACCTGTCCATCGTCCGGCACATCTCCGACCGGGTCGGCGTGATGTACCTGGGCAAGATGGCCGAGATCGGCTCCGACACCGAGATCTACGACCACCCGACGCACCCCTACACCCAGGCGCTGCTGTCGGCCGTCCCGGTCCCGGACCCGGAGTCGCGCGAGGGCCGGACACGCATCATCCTCACCGGCGACGTCCCCTCCCCGGCCAACCCGCCCTCCGGCTGCCGCTTCCGCACCCGCTGCTGGAAGGCCGAGGCCCGCTGCGCGGAGGAGGTCCCCCTCCTCGCCATCCCCGAGCGCTTCGCCGGCACGGATTCGCCTGCGGCGCATGAGTCGGCGTGCCACTTCGCGGAGGAAAAGGACGTGGTCCACGCCTAG
- a CDS encoding ABC transporter permease, protein MPDLTKTPSARDEAAAVVVGTPVTSHAGPAPEKPRSLGADAWRDLRRNPLFVVSGLLILVILLVAAFPGLFTGANPNTGDQANHFLGKPNLGHVFQEDWFGYDGTGRSLYARVLYGARNSIIVGLGVTLLVTVFGGLMGMLAGYFGGFWDSLISRLTDVFFGIPFLLGSMVVLNAFTDRTVWVVTGALAFLGWTQIARVMRGAVITTKHADYVVAAKALGAGTRRILFRHILPNAIAPVIVVATISLGTYIVAESTLSYLGLGLGGDSISWGGDISDGTQFIRNFPHVLLFPAGALSITVLAFIMMGDAVREALDPKLR, encoded by the coding sequence ATGCCTGACCTCACCAAGACCCCGTCCGCGAGGGATGAGGCCGCCGCGGTCGTCGTGGGCACGCCCGTCACCTCGCACGCCGGTCCGGCGCCCGAGAAGCCGCGCAGCCTCGGCGCCGACGCTTGGCGGGACCTGCGCCGCAACCCGCTGTTCGTGGTCTCCGGACTGCTGATCCTGGTGATCCTGCTCGTCGCTGCGTTCCCCGGTCTGTTCACCGGCGCCAACCCGAACACCGGCGACCAGGCCAACCACTTCCTGGGCAAGCCGAACCTCGGCCACGTCTTCCAGGAGGACTGGTTCGGCTACGACGGCACGGGCCGCAGCCTGTACGCGCGGGTGCTCTACGGCGCCCGCAACTCGATCATCGTCGGCCTCGGTGTGACCCTCCTCGTCACCGTCTTCGGCGGTCTGATGGGCATGCTCGCCGGCTACTTCGGCGGATTCTGGGACAGCCTTATCTCGCGTCTGACCGACGTGTTCTTCGGCATCCCGTTCCTGCTCGGCTCGATGGTCGTGCTCAACGCCTTCACCGACCGCACCGTCTGGGTGGTCACGGGCGCGCTGGCCTTCCTGGGGTGGACGCAGATCGCCCGTGTCATGCGCGGCGCGGTCATCACGACCAAGCACGCGGACTACGTGGTGGCGGCCAAGGCCCTGGGCGCCGGCACCAGGCGGATCCTGTTCCGGCACATCCTGCCGAACGCGATCGCACCGGTGATCGTCGTCGCGACCATCTCGCTCGGCACATATATCGTCGCTGAGTCGACGCTGTCCTATCTGGGCCTCGGGCTCGGTGGCGACTCCATATCCTGGGGCGGCGACATCTCGGACGGCACCCAGTTCATCCGCAACTTCCCGCACGTACTGCTCTTCCCGGCCGGCGCCCTGAGCATCACCGTGCTGGCGTTCATCATGATGGGCGACGCCGTGCGCGAAGCCCTCGACCCGAAGCTGCGCTGA
- a CDS encoding peptide ABC transporter substrate-binding protein produces MRGAKSAKWVAIAGVVSLAATACGGGDSGSSNANKKVDPKGIVSYANGEPQNSLMPANTMEAYGSVVIDSLFTGLVGYDKAGNITYENAESVTPNSDNSVWTVKLKPGWTFHNGEKVTAKSYVDTWNWDANPANGQQNSAWYRDIEGYDEVHPEKGKAKAKAMSGLKVVDDNTFTIKLSNPIPYFAYKLAYQSFYPLPSEALKDPKKFGESPVGNGPYKFKSWEHKKSIQVTNWDGYKGANKPKNGGINFKAYTSPQAAYNDLRSDNVDTMPLVPDSELANYKQDFGKRAINTEFSALNTINPAYYTKQWKDIDPKVIQGLSMAIDRETIAKTTFFGNREPATGWVAKGVKGYQADACGEYCKFNPAKAKQFIKEGGGVPGNKISIQYNADQPHKGWVTAVCNSITKATGVNCVGDPVTDFQADTEIRDQKKVKSIYRSGWVLDYPFNGNFLADLYGTGVDGNKGDFSDKKFDALVKKADQAKTVDESAKLYQAAEKELRNSMPGIPTFYTKVNSAYSNNVKKIEFDQAGDPILWNVEVFKK; encoded by the coding sequence GTGGTGGCGGGGACAGCGGCAGCTCCAATGCCAACAAGAAGGTCGATCCCAAGGGGATCGTCAGCTACGCCAACGGTGAGCCGCAGAACTCGCTGATGCCGGCCAACACCATGGAGGCGTACGGCAGCGTCGTCATCGACTCCCTCTTCACGGGTCTCGTCGGCTACGACAAGGCCGGCAACATCACGTACGAAAACGCCGAGTCGGTCACCCCGAACAGCGACAACAGCGTGTGGACCGTCAAGCTGAAGCCGGGGTGGACGTTCCACAACGGCGAGAAGGTCACCGCGAAGTCCTACGTCGACACATGGAACTGGGACGCCAACCCGGCCAACGGCCAGCAGAACAGCGCCTGGTACCGCGACATCGAGGGTTACGACGAGGTCCACCCGGAGAAGGGCAAGGCCAAGGCCAAGGCCATGTCCGGCCTGAAGGTCGTCGATGACAACACCTTCACCATCAAGCTGTCGAACCCGATCCCGTACTTCGCGTACAAGCTCGCCTACCAGTCCTTCTACCCGCTGCCTTCGGAGGCGCTGAAGGACCCGAAGAAGTTCGGTGAGAGCCCGGTCGGCAACGGCCCGTACAAGTTCAAGAGCTGGGAGCACAAGAAGTCGATCCAGGTCACCAACTGGGACGGTTACAAGGGCGCCAACAAGCCGAAGAACGGCGGCATCAACTTCAAGGCGTACACCTCGCCGCAGGCCGCGTACAACGACCTGCGCTCGGACAACGTCGACACCATGCCGCTGGTGCCGGACAGCGAGCTCGCCAACTACAAGCAGGACTTCGGCAAGCGCGCCATCAACACCGAGTTCTCCGCGCTGAACACCATTAACCCCGCCTATTACACGAAGCAGTGGAAGGACATCGACCCCAAGGTCATCCAGGGCCTGTCGATGGCGATCGACCGCGAGACCATCGCCAAGACCACCTTCTTCGGCAACCGTGAGCCGGCCACCGGCTGGGTCGCCAAGGGCGTGAAGGGCTACCAGGCCGACGCGTGCGGTGAGTACTGCAAGTTCAACCCGGCCAAGGCGAAGCAGTTCATCAAGGAAGGCGGCGGCGTCCCGGGCAACAAGATCTCTATCCAGTACAACGCCGACCAGCCCCACAAGGGCTGGGTCACCGCGGTCTGCAACAGCATCACCAAGGCGACCGGTGTGAACTGCGTGGGCGACCCGGTCACCGACTTCCAGGCCGACACCGAGATCCGTGACCAGAAGAAGGTCAAGTCGATCTACCGTTCCGGCTGGGTGCTCGACTACCCGTTCAACGGCAACTTCCTCGCCGACCTGTACGGCACCGGTGTCGACGGTAACAAGGGCGACTTCTCGGACAAGAAGTTCGACGCCCTCGTGAAGAAGGCCGACCAGGCCAAGACGGTGGACGAATCAGCGAAGCTGTACCAGGCCGCCGAGAAGGAACTGCGGAACTCGATGCCCGGCATCCCCACCTTCTACACCAAGGTCAACTCGGCCTACTCGAACAACGTGAAGAAGATCGAGTTCGACCAGGCCGGCGACCCGATCCTCTGGAACGTCGAGGTCTTCAAGAAGTAA